A single genomic interval of Corylus avellana chromosome ca10, CavTom2PMs-1.0 harbors:
- the LOC132164273 gene encoding receptor-like protein kinase HERK 1, producing MMMGHRKPELLIWVLSILCLACFSAGFNPVDNYLIDCGSSTNTSVGNRVFIADNLASNLLSTPQDVLASTTLKSITSSKDSLLYQTARVFTGSSKYTFSIRQSGRHWIRLYFYPFVYNSYDMSAAKFGVSAQNYVLLSDFSVKNASVKEFSLNVTSNSLVITFTPSGNSMAFLNAIEVVSVPDGLITDDANSVTPSANIPDLLPLALETVWRVNMGGPTVTVDNDTLWRTWIPDKNFLLTEFAANYSNLPAVKYVKGAATEDAAPKTVYGTARVLNSSFDPSGNSNVTWEFNVDPGFQYLVRFHFCDIVSNALNQLYLNVYIDSWIVARDLDPSTYSFNTLGTAFYMDVVTVSTVSNKLRVSVGPSTLAVYPIAILNGLEIMKMNNSLGSLSSADTVNISSGSSSKKNVGVIVGGSIGAFVAVMLAGTLCLLCRKRRRLALQRHSKTWIPLSTNGGNSLSMGSKYSNGTTISAISNFGYRIPFAAVQEASNNFDESWVIGIGGFGKVYKGVLSDGTKVAVKRGNPRSQQGLAEFQTEIEMLSQFRHRHLVSLIGYCDEKNEMILVYEYMENGTLKSHLYGSSLPSMSWKQRLEICIGSARGLHYLHTGYAKAVIHRDVKSANILLDENLMAKVADFGLSKTGPEIDQTHVSTAVKGSFGYLDPEYFRRQQLTEKSDVYSFGVVLFEVLCARPVIDPTLPREMVNLAEWAMKWQKRGQLDQIIDSTLVGKIRPDSLRKFGETAEKCLADYGVDRPSMGDVLWNLEYALQIEEAVIDGDPEENSTIMIGELSPQVNNLGDSNTSVTTLPFEASSVNDLSGVSMSRVFSQLVKSEGR from the exons ATGATGATGGGTCATAGAAAACCTGAATTGTTAATCTGGGTTTTATCAATCTTGTGCTTGGCATGCTTCTCTGCAGGATTTAATCCTGTAGACAATTACCTTATAGACTGTGGATCATCCACAAATACTTCAGTTGGAAACCGTGTATTCATTGCCGATAACTTGGCTTCCAATTTGCTTTCAACCCCTCAAGATGTTCTTGCCAGTACCACTTTGAAATCAATCACTTCCTCCAAAGATTCACTGCTGTATCAGACAGCAAGAGTCTTTACTGGATCCTCAAAATACACCTTTTCGATCCGCCAGAGTGGGAGACACTGGATCCGCCTCTATTTCTATCCATTTGTATATAATAGTTACGATATGAGTGCGGCAAAGTTTGGTGTTTCGGCTCAGAACTATGTCCTTCTGAGCGATTTCAGTGTGAAAAACGCTTCTGTTAAAGAATTCTCCTTAAATGTGACATCAAACAGCCTTGTAATCACCTTCACCCCTTCCGGCAATTCAATGGCGTTCTTGAATGCCATTGAAGTGGTTTCAGTCCCCGATGGGCTCATTACCGATGATGCCAACAGCGTTACTCCATCAGCAAACATCCCAGACTTGTTGCCTCTGGCACTTGAGACGGTTTGGAGGGTGAACATGGGTGGGCCAACAGTCACAGTTGATAATGATACACTTTGGCGAACTTGGATCCCcgataaaaattttttattaactgaATTTGCCGCAAATTACTCAAATCTTCCAGCTGTGAAATACGTTAAGGGTGCGGCAACAGAAGATGCAGCTCCAAAAACGGTCTATGGTACTGCCAGAGTGCTGAACTCATCATTTGATCCTAGTGGTAATTCCAATGTTACCTGGGAGTTCAATGTGGATCCAGGATTTCAATACCTTGTTCGGTTTCACTTTTGTGATATAGTGAGTAACGCTCTTAACCAACTCTACCTCAATGTTTACATTGACTCCTGGATTGTTGCTAGGGATCTTGATCCGAGTACTTATTCGTTTAACACTTTGGGTACTGCATTTTATATGGATGTTGTTACGGTGTCAACTGTTAGCAATAAGCTTCGTGTAAGTGTTGGCCCGTCTACTTTGGCTGTCTACCCCATTGCTATCCTAAATGGGCTGGAGATCATGAAAATGAACAATTCTCTGGGCAGCCTGAGTTCAGCAGACACTGTGAATATTTCCTCAGGTTCGAGTTCAAAGAAAAATGTTGGTGTGATAGTGGGTGGAAGCATTGGGGCCTTTGTTGCTGTGATGTTGGCTGGAACTCTCTGTTTGTTGtgcagaaaaagaagaagactgGCACTTCAACGACATTCAAAGACATGGATTCCATTATCTACCAATGGAGGAAATTCGCTATCCATGGGAAGTAAATACTCCAATGGAACAACTATTAGTGCCATTTCTAACTTTGGCTATCGCATTCCTTTTGCAGCAGTTCAAGAGGCTTCAAACAACTTTGATGAGAGTTGGGTTATTGGGATTGGTGGTTTCGGGAAAGTGTACAAGGGAGTTTTAAGTGATGGTACGAAAGTGGCAGTTAAGAGGGGGAATCCTCGGTCCCAACAGGGACTTGCAGAGTTTCAAACTGAGATTGAGATGCTATCCCAGTTCCGCCATCGCCATCTTGTTTCATTGATTGGGTACTGTGACGAAAAGAATGAGATGATCTTGGTTTatgaatatatggaaaatgggACCCTCAAGAGTCATCTCTACGGCTCTTCTCTTCCCAGCATGAGTTGGAAGCAGAGGCTCGAAATATGTATTGGATCAGCCAGAGGACTCCATTACCTTCACACAGGATACGCAAAAGCAGTTATCCATCGCGATGTAAAGTCTGCTAATATCTTACTTGATGAGAATCTCATGGCCAAAGTTGCTGATTTTGGGCTCTCGAAGACGGGGCCTGAAATTGATCAGACCCATGTGAGTACAGCTGTGAAAGGAAGTTTTGGATATCTTGATCCTGAATATTTCAGAAGGCAACAACTGACGGAAAAGTCAGATGTATATTCATTTGGTGTGGTTTTGTTTGAAGTTCTCTGTGCGAGACCTGTTATAGATCCAACCCTTCCAAGGGAAATGGTGAACTTGGCTGAATGGGCCATGAAATGGCAGAAGAGAGGGCAGTTGGATCAAATCATAGATTCTACTCTTGTGGGAAAAATTAGACCAGATTCTCTTAGGAAGTTTGGAGAGACTGCTGAGAAATGCTTGGCTGACTATGGTGTTGACAGGCCCTCTATGGGAGATGTCCTATGGAATCTTGAATATGCTCTTCAAATTGAAGAGGCAGTTATTGATGGTGATCCTGAAGAAAACAGTACGATAATGATTGGTGAACTCTCTCCTCAAGTGAACAATTTGGGTGACAGCAACACTAGTGTTACCACTTTGCCGTTTGAAGCGTCCAGCGTGAACGATCTTTCAGGTGTTTCCATGAGCAGGGTGTTCTCACAGCTGGTGAAGTCTGAGGGCAG GTAA